A single region of the Azospirillum fermentarium genome encodes:
- a CDS encoding NAD-dependent epimerase/dehydratase family protein: MADARVLVTGATGFVGRVLVRRLLDRGVAVRAAVRGPAEAARAVLPPGAEVAVVGAIGPDTDWTNALAGVDAVAHLAARVHVMRDAAADPLAEFRAVNTAGTRRLAESAAAAGARRLVFVSSIKAVVDESRSTPVTDATPADPHSPYGRSKREAEEALAAVSAATGLETVVLRPPLVYGPGVAGNLRTLLKLCARRVPLPLAGVRNRRSLIGVENLADAVAACLFHPAAAGHCFLVDDGAPLSTADLVRALSAGLGVRPRLLPVPPALLGLAARLLGRAGALDRVAGSLELDSRGIRGTLGWAPPLDTASGLRATAEWFKASGA, translated from the coding sequence ATGGCTGACGCGCGGGTGCTGGTCACCGGGGCCACCGGCTTCGTCGGGCGGGTGCTGGTGCGCCGGCTGCTGGACCGGGGCGTGGCGGTGCGCGCCGCCGTCCGCGGCCCGGCGGAAGCCGCCCGCGCCGTGCTGCCGCCGGGAGCCGAGGTGGCGGTGGTGGGGGCCATCGGCCCGGACACCGATTGGACGAATGCCCTGGCGGGCGTGGACGCCGTGGCCCATCTGGCGGCCCGCGTCCATGTGATGCGCGACGCCGCCGCCGACCCGCTGGCGGAATTCCGCGCCGTCAACACCGCCGGCACCCGGCGTCTGGCCGAATCCGCCGCCGCCGCGGGTGCGCGCCGGCTGGTGTTCGTCAGCAGCATCAAGGCGGTGGTGGACGAGAGCCGCTCCACCCCCGTCACCGACGCCACCCCCGCCGATCCCCATTCCCCCTATGGCCGATCGAAGCGGGAGGCGGAAGAGGCGCTGGCCGCCGTGTCCGCCGCCACCGGGCTGGAAACCGTGGTGCTGCGCCCGCCGCTGGTCTATGGCCCCGGCGTGGCCGGCAACCTGCGTACGCTGCTGAAACTCTGTGCCCGGCGGGTGCCGCTGCCGCTGGCGGGCGTGCGCAACCGCCGCAGCCTGATCGGGGTGGAGAATCTGGCCGACGCCGTGGCCGCGTGCCTGTTTCACCCCGCCGCCGCCGGACATTGCTTTCTGGTGGACGACGGGGCGCCGCTGTCCACCGCCGATCTGGTCCGCGCGCTCAGCGCCGGGCTGGGGGTGAGGCCGCGGCTGCTGCCCGTCCCCCCCGCCCTGCTGGGGCTGGCGGCACGGCTGCTGGGACGGGCCGGCGCGCTGGACCGGGTGGCGGGATCGCTGGAACTGGACAGCCGCGGCATTCGCGGCACGCTGGGGTGGGCCCCCCCGCTGGATACCGCGTCCGGCTTGCGTGCCACCGCCGAATGGTTCAAAGCTTCCGGTGCTTGA
- a CDS encoding polysaccharide biosynthesis protein encodes MRFPSPRASIVYVHDLVMTGAAFAAALYLRVGGQAFSTYGEALLTGTPILIAVAAVLYRVSGLYRGIWRYASMPDLAQLLRAVTAVVLGFVLIGFLFNRLDAVPRSVPLILWFVLVILLGGPRFAYRLMKDQRISFRDAGGGGTGAIPVLLLGVGDAADLFIRSQAHGGEALYRVVGLLDDKNRRVGHAVRGVPVMGSDDDLAAVVAELDRRGQRPQRLILTKPDNELRGAPVRALLDRAESLGLTLSRLPSMTEFKSALDNGKLDLRPIAIEDLLGRPQAVLDRGAIAGLIAGQRVLVTGAGGTIGSELVRQIAALEPALLVLVEACEYNLYAIDMEIRARHPGLSVSTELADVRDRTRIRRLFAGHRPAMVFHAAALKHVPLVEANPMEGALTNVAGTRNVADAAREAGCRAMVLISTDKAIRPTSVMGATKRFAETYCQALDLLPPPDGAGTATRYMTVRFGNVLGSSGSVVPLFQRQLAAGGPLTVTHPDMRRYFMTVREAVELVLQASAHGMERADERGKVLVLDMGEPVKIVDLARQMIRLAGLRPEVDIAIDFTGLRPGEKLFEEILSAAEAPTRTEADGVFLAAPRVVDYAAVNAAVADLEAAARAGDRERVLGLITAMVPDYGVPVDAPAP; translated from the coding sequence ATGCGTTTCCCGTCGCCGCGGGCGTCCATCGTCTATGTCCACGATCTCGTCATGACGGGGGCCGCCTTTGCCGCCGCCCTCTATCTGCGGGTGGGGGGACAGGCGTTTTCCACCTATGGCGAGGCGCTGCTGACCGGAACCCCGATCCTGATCGCGGTGGCGGCGGTGCTGTACCGGGTGTCGGGCCTGTACCGCGGCATCTGGCGCTACGCCTCCATGCCCGATCTGGCGCAGTTGCTGCGGGCGGTGACGGCGGTGGTGCTGGGATTCGTGCTGATCGGGTTCCTGTTCAACCGGCTGGATGCGGTGCCGCGGTCGGTGCCGCTGATCCTGTGGTTCGTGCTGGTGATCCTGCTGGGGGGGCCACGCTTCGCCTACCGCCTGATGAAGGATCAGCGCATCAGCTTCCGCGACGCCGGGGGCGGGGGCACCGGGGCCATTCCGGTGCTGCTGCTGGGGGTGGGCGACGCCGCCGACCTGTTCATCCGCTCCCAGGCCCACGGCGGGGAGGCGCTGTACCGGGTGGTGGGGCTGCTGGACGACAAGAACCGCCGCGTCGGCCACGCCGTGCGCGGGGTGCCGGTGATGGGGTCGGATGACGATCTGGCCGCCGTGGTGGCCGAACTGGACCGCCGCGGCCAGCGTCCGCAGCGGCTGATCCTGACCAAGCCCGACAACGAACTGCGCGGCGCCCCGGTGCGGGCGCTGCTGGACCGGGCGGAGTCGCTGGGGTTGACCCTCTCGCGCCTGCCGTCCATGACCGAATTCAAGTCGGCGCTGGACAACGGCAAGCTGGATCTGCGCCCCATCGCCATCGAGGATCTGCTGGGCCGCCCCCAGGCGGTGCTGGACCGCGGGGCCATCGCCGGGCTGATCGCCGGCCAGCGGGTGCTGGTCACCGGCGCCGGCGGCACCATCGGCAGCGAACTGGTCCGCCAGATCGCAGCGCTGGAGCCCGCGCTGCTGGTGCTGGTTGAGGCGTGCGAGTACAACCTCTACGCCATCGACATGGAGATCCGCGCCCGCCACCCCGGCCTGTCGGTCAGCACCGAACTGGCCGACGTGCGCGACCGCACGCGCATCCGCCGCCTGTTCGCCGGGCATCGCCCGGCCATGGTGTTCCACGCCGCAGCGCTCAAGCATGTGCCGCTGGTGGAAGCCAACCCCATGGAAGGGGCGCTGACCAACGTGGCCGGCACCCGCAACGTGGCCGACGCCGCGCGGGAGGCGGGGTGCCGCGCCATGGTGCTGATCTCCACCGACAAGGCCATCCGCCCCACCAGCGTCATGGGCGCCACCAAGCGCTTTGCCGAGACCTATTGCCAGGCGCTGGACCTGCTGCCGCCGCCCGATGGGGCCGGGACGGCGACCCGCTACATGACCGTGCGTTTCGGCAACGTGCTGGGGTCGTCGGGGTCGGTGGTGCCGCTGTTCCAGCGCCAGCTTGCCGCCGGTGGCCCGCTGACCGTCACCCACCCCGACATGCGCCGCTATTTCATGACGGTGCGCGAGGCGGTGGAGCTGGTGCTCCAGGCATCCGCCCACGGCATGGAACGGGCCGACGAGCGCGGCAAGGTACTGGTGCTGGACATGGGCGAGCCGGTGAAGATCGTCGATCTGGCCCGCCAGATGATCCGTCTGGCCGGTCTGCGGCCCGAGGTGGACATCGCCATCGACTTCACCGGCCTGCGCCCCGGCGAAAAGCTGTTCGAGGAAATCCTGTCGGCGGCGGAAGCCCCCACCCGCACCGAGGCCGACGGCGTGTTCCTGGCCGCCCCGCGGGTGGTCGATTACGCCGCCGTGAACGCCGCCGTCGCCGATCTGGAAGCCGCCGCCCGCGCCGGTGACCGGGAACGGGTGCTGGGGCTGATCACCGCCATGGTGCCCGATTACGGCGTGCCGGTGGACGCGCCGGCGCCCTAG